The DNA sequence AGGCAGGTCATCCAGGCTGCTGTGATTAATGTTACTttggacacaaaaaaaaaaacctgtagaTCAGGAACTAAAAATACACCTGCGTGCATGTTCGTGACGTAGGTCTGTGATGATGTGCGATGCACTCACTGGGGAATGCCgtccatttaaaaaatatgggAGATTCACTTCACACAGAGGCATCAGTTATCCAGTTCTCATATTGATCTGTAGAGTTTGCACCACTCTTTGTCTCACTCCAGAGCtttaaaatcaaacagaaaacatttgagTTGGTGGTTCAGTGGGATGTGAAGTCACTATACTCACAATTAGAGATCATAAAGTACCAAAATGAATTTCACACAACACCAAATTCTAATATAAAACTAGACTTTCAATCTCAACCAGGAGAAAgaagtcaaacaaaaatatCTCCTAAATCAACAAATCCAGTGCCCCATTCAAACATCCGTTCATTATCTATAAAGCTCTGCAACATTTTACACCAGAGTGACATAAAGATTTTGACTTCTTTTGACCCTTTAAGGCCCCGGTTACACCCAaactttatgtgatttttttttctaaaaaacatGGCATTCCTTTTTACTCATCAGAGCATTGTTGAAGTTAGGTTTGTTATAACAAGCCTGATAGGTAAGTTGAGggtgaagaggaagagatgagCGGGTGGGAGTGTGGAGTGATGAAGCTGAGCGCAGAGACAGATGGGGCTGGTGGACAATTAAGCAAACACAGAACTCATTTTTCAGTGACTACTTCCAGACAGCTTGGCAAACACGCTGGGATTTAAGTGATTgatgtattaattaattaaagttaTATCCCTCTTTTTAAGTATATTTCTTGTGTATTTATGCTCGGTACAGATTAGTATGATCCTCAATCTGCATTTATTCTCCCAGAGAAgcagcagggagggagggggttcCCTCAAATCTTATTCTCTCCATCTTATGCCTTTTAGCGTCATCTATCCCGTCATCATTAGATTAAGAAGATTacttagatacacacacaacagacaacCTCCCGGTTGCTCCCTGACTCCTCAGGGTGCTGTGGAGGAGGTGCTCTTTTCTTCGTCTCTCGCCAGAGCTTGACTGGCTATTGAGCATCAGGGACCGGCTCTGCCACTTCATGTGATTCTCCTGCTGTTGCTCTTCAtcgacacacacagtaacagagACCAAGAGAAAAAGTTGAAAGGTTGAGAGATCCAGCTCAGTTTCAAAGGTAAAGTCACAATCAAGATGTTATGTCTgcttttttgcatgttttagcccgTTAACTGCAACCTATGTGTGATTTATGTTGCAGCTAATTGTTTTAGAAATCGTCTTGCTCTCTTTTTTCCAGACAgcctctgttttctgttcatttctgtcacatttcattATCGCTACAAGGTGCAATCTTTTCAAATCAGTCTCCATTTACAACATAAAATTgcaacaataatgacaaaaatgattgctgattttattttcactgtgatggattattaCCTGTATCATCTGGAGCAAGCTTCAAGATACTGCTAAAAGATGCTTGTAACATAcataaatgaatggaaaccaataGCTGTCTGAGATTTAAAAATCCCCAAAGAATgtcaacatataaatataatatataatataaaatctaCATAATTTGTAGctcaaaaaataaaactttcaaaAACACAGGTTTGGTCCTTTAATGGCTCATTCTTCTCTCCACAGCTGCCTGTTGAGTCTTTCACACTTGGTTTGCCAGCACATAGTGGAGGTTGGCATGCCCTGGACCAGACCCCAGGTGGAGCTTCATGTTGGTGGAGCAGAGGCCATGGACCAGTACAATATAGACGACCACCACTACGAGGGCTCCCTGTTCCCCACCTCCACCCTCATCCCTGTCACTGTCATCTGCATCCTCATCTTCATTGTCGGGGTGACAGGCAACACCATGACCATCCTCATCATCCAGCACTTCAAGGACATGAAGACCACGACCAACCTCTACCTGTCCAGCATGGCAGTGTCTGacctcatcatcttcctctgccTGCCCTTTGACCTCTACCGCCTGTGGAAGTACGTGCCCTGGCTGTTCGGGGAAGCAGTGTGCCGCTTCTATCACTACATTTTCGAGGGTTGCACCTCGGCCACCATCCTTCACATCACGGCTCTGAGCATTGAGCGCTACCTGGCCATCAGCTTCCCCCTCAGGAGTAAGGTTCTGGTGACCAAACGCAGGGTCCAGTACATCATCTTCGCTCTGTGGGGTTTTGCCCTGGTATCTGCGGCACCCACGCTCTTCCTGGTCGGGGTGGAGTATGACAATGACACACACCCGGACTATAATACAGGCCAGTGTAAGCATACCAGCTACGCCATCAGCTCTGGACAGCTGCACATCATGCTCTGGGTGTCCACCACCTACTTTTTCTGTCCGATGCTCTGCCTCATCTTCCTCTACGGCTCCATTGGGTGCAAGCTGTGGAAAAGCAAGAATGACCTGCAAGGCCCCTGCGCGTTGGCAAGAGAAAggtcacacagacaaacagtcaAGATCCTGGGTGAGTTGAAAATGGATTAAAAACACACCTTAAATACTACCACTGAACGGCAGACCTTCATATACTGTGCTTCGCCCCTTTTAGTTAAGATTGTCAAACTGTTAAATTAACAGACAGCTGTTACAGCACTGTCACTCagagtttcacattttcaatttgcaatTAAACTTCATCCCTAATTATTCACAAAAGCTCAGAGACATTTCACATCACCCAGAAGGATTTCCTCTGATTCTACCTTTCTCCGCTTTTTTGTTGCCCCTGACTTATAACAGACAATTCAGATTCAGGAAtgacagcaaaaacaaagacagaactCTCTCTATTGGTTAAAGGCTTAAACCAGAAATCCATCAGACTTTTGTCCGTCTGCCTTTCATTGTTGCTGAAGCAAAAAGGCAGACTGACAGATCTGAACGTGGGATTTCTGGTTTCCTGCATTAGCCGAGTTGTGTGTACTTGCGAATGCAAAATTAACTAttgttttcacatatttcaaGACGTGATTTGTAGTAGTTTCACCTATTCTGTGGATCATAAAAAATCCAGCTGTCTGTACGTTCTATCACAGGCCATTGTGTTGCTTTTTGTCCCGCAAGTTTAAAGAGGAGAAAGCTGCTTCCatatgtgttgttgttgatatCAGCTGGGAAAATGATTCTGTTTTGTCTGAGGCTAATCATGTCCTACCACTGCACATACTGATTGGCTTAATTTGCAGCCCTGGCATATTGTGCAGGAAACCCTGTCTTACAGTAAAAGACAGCAGCCAGGACAATCTGTATTAACCAAATATTTAATCATGATGCTTCCATTAAGATATTAACGCTGTTCATTATCTGAGCACACACTGCACAGAACTCATGTTGTCAGACCTGCTGCCGTTTGTATCCACATTTGTTGAATCCCAAATTGGATTGTCATCAGACGTCTCTATAAATCACCTTAATGGAAATTTACATGCTCTCACAGTCCCCGGCATCTTTTTAATCTGCCGGTGTCACTGAGTCACTGATAGCTGCACCAGTAGGGCAAGACATGATCGATCGTGGACAAAACTGCGTCACCTTCTCACCGTGAATCCACAATGTAGCTCCTCCATTTACAATTAACTGTTTACTGATATACCTCtcttttaattactgaattgaAATCTTTTATCCTTGCAGAGATGGCTGTCCCCATCACACAGATTTATGATAATTTTATCCGCAGGGGCTTTTTGATCAATACCAGTGACTCACCCAGCCACTAAGATTTCTGGCTTTCAAAAGCTAAATTAAGCTTTGCTCTTTTCTGAAATCGTGATATGTTTTCCTATCAGCGGACAATTTTTGCTGGATATATGCTCTAATTAGTTCGCTCACTTCGCCTGTATTATGAAAGTGTGACTTCACCGTTGAAGCCAATTACAGGTCACCATCACTTAAGGGAACAAGAGAGGTTGTGCACCTGAGTGAGAGTGTTTGTGCGTGGGCTTAGAGTGATGTTCTTTTGATGTTGCTGTAATTGCTGCTGGTCATTAATATATGTCAAGGGTGATCATAGATCATTGGTTAGTTAAAGACCCTGGAAACCTATTTTCTTAATCAGCCTCTTACTATAAATGATAAAGccccaacaaaaacacactattATCTGCCAAAGTTACAACAATACTGGTTATTTCACATAAGACATTTCTTCTCACTGCTTCGACATGGACAGGGTATTTTTGCACACCTACCAGAATTTAACAAGAACCACAATCAGTATCTGATGACAGTTGTTGGGTAAGAAGATGTCCCAAGATGGGTTGTaagaaatgtaaattaaatctgTTTAAACAGCTCCCAAACAGTCCTAATGAGgtagatatatttttttaaatttttgattGGAATTGTTGCGTACATAGTCACAAATACTAAAAGAGTCTGTTTACCAAACCTGTTAACCTActtttagtggcatctaactAAAAGATTAACCTCCAGTGTCTTAGTGTtgaggcagaaatctcaaatCTCATTTTTGTAAATGAGGTAAACCGGCCCTATATTACTCAACATGAAAAGAGTAGTATCAATCTTATCTAACTcaagaagaaaatgaacaaGCGTGTTTCCAAAATgtggaactattcctttaatgccCCTTTGAATGAAACTAATTTCCTCCCCTAACTTTATTTCTCCCtcagtggtggtggtgctggCCTTCATCATATGCTGGTTGCCCTACCACATCGGCAGGAACCTCTTCGCTCAGGTGGATGACTACGACACAGCCATACTGAGCCAGAACTTCAACATGGCCTCCATGGTTCTCTGCTACCTCAGCGCCTCCATCAATCCCGTCGTCTACAACCTGATGTCTCGGAAGTACAGGGCGGCAGCCAAACGCCTCTTCCTGCTGCACCAGCGGCCCAGACAGGCCCACCGCAGCCAGAGACAGCTCTCTGTAATTGACCACATCTCCACCATAAATGAAACCCTGACTGGGGTGTGAGGGGCATCAACACAGCACTCTAAgcgttgttgtttttttatgggcTTCACCACCAAAGGGGGAGAGTTTGCAGGCTTCTTTAATGTTCAGGAGTTGCagatgaagaggaaacagaaacgCTGTTGAAGTGGTCTTTATCTttgaggagggggaggggggggggggcaaaccAGGGCTAAAAGCTCCACTGCACTTCAATGCAAAGTCAGTTTTATTACTACTCGGTGACATTTTGTTCACAGAGACTGGATGATGATTTTTAACCATCtcacattctgtttttgtttttttttgtcatgaagATATTAGTGGATTCTGAGCAAAAATGTTCTTTCcaagaaaacagattttatgtcatttacattttcctgtTTCAGTGTTACATACCTCGTGCAAAAAAAGTACTTACCTCTTCATTGTGTGCTgcttcatgtttttcttgcttgtcGTCTTATTGAACACATAAACCATTTCAACTCACAAATATCATCAATCCGCAGCACCGACTAGTAAGTCATCCCTCTTTGTTAACGGCCAACACTTGAAACtgttcatttatgttttattatagtCTCAGCTACGTTTCTGTCATAAGATTGAATTTATTCAGTGTGTGGTGAACAATTGTTATCatactgtttgtttgctgttctcgtaagtcatgaaaaaaaaacaagtaaaccTATTAGTTGTGGGCCATTAGTTGTGCAGATTTGAAATCGGGTATtctagcatgtgtgtgtgtgtgtgtgtgtgtgtgtgtgtgtgtgatgttagCAGGGCTGTGTGCCATCTTCACAGTGAATAGATGGAACATAAACTTGATAAAAGCAGATCAGTATGAAAATGGGCCAattgttgtctgtgtgtttgatacAGAAGCCACCTGAGCCCTGAGGTTTCGGGGCTGCGTACGTGCCGACCATCACATGTAATCTGACACGGCTATTATATTACCTGGGCTCTGAGTTGGATTTACGCTGGCAGCCAACGTCCGTGCATCACCATATTCAAAGTAATGGCTGCTCTAAGTGCAtttcaaagaggaaaaaaaggataTTAGGTTGTCAGCAGAGGCAGAGCTTATTGCTGTTATTGCTTCCACTCGCATAATCTTGAAACCGCTGTACAATTCCTCTTTGATGATGCATTTTGGATCAGTAATCGTACACTTTTCCGCCTCATGCACTCATGCGAGAAAAAGTAACGTCAAAGTTATGTATTTTTAACCTGAAGAATGTCTAATCCTAAAATAAACCCAAGACTTTTTCAGGGTCTGTCAGCCATACATCTTGTTCTTTTAAAAGGAACTGTCGTGATCTTACCCATGAATCACCGGGGCCTTGGTTTGCACAGATACAAAGAGACAAAGTCGCTCTGGGCTGACTCATCCTCATGACACTTTTTTCACCGAGCCATTCATCTCTGCCAGATGAGCTGAAGCAGCGAGTAAAAGCTTATCTCTCACAGACCATCCTGCCATCACCCGGGGAAAGATCAATAAGCAGCACGGCTCCTCTGTTGGTTATTTTCTTTACAATGAAGAGAGTGGCCGCGAGCAGCTCGTCCAGAGCTGTCAACACCTCCCTCAGGCCATCTTCACACCACCTCAAATCACTCAGCattagtttgcttgttttgactctgtttttcagttcatgacTTCTACTATTAGCGTCGTCCTCATGTACTGCACACAGCTCTTTTGGTTCTGCAGTATATTGGCAGTGATttgtttaaattataaaaataatttgaaatataGCACCATTAAAATTGGATGATATAGCCCTGATATTATATCACAAGTGACACATACCTATTGTGAAAATCAAACAGTTATCACAATGATATTATAGATGAAACACTACATAATCGGTGTTAAACTCATTTGCCATATTAAGTGATGGAGATGATTCTATTTTTATggtccaaacacacaaaacatatttaaactgattttgaaAGAAATGACAAGTGTTTGTTTGGCTGGTTCTGACTCGTTTTAACATTTGGAAACTGTTAATGATTGTTTCTGTATTATTAAAGAAGTTCTCTGGATAAAAGTGGCTCCTTTTATTACTCAACCACAAACAAGACAGGATATTATAGAGTGGACTGTGTTGGCGGTTGCACACATATCAACTATGTCTAACATCCCATTACATTCATCTCCTAATGAGACTCGTTGATGTTTTCTGACACAGCTGTATTGGTTCACATCATTTCAGTGTAATGGTCCTTTCCACCAGAGGGGGGAGCCAAAGTACGGTCCTGTCAGGAGAGACAAACTATGTAACAAATAGCTTCTGGGAACCATAAGATGATAGTAGTATATTTGTTCAGACAAATTATTgaaagtttcctttgatttagATTGATCAAATTTTGGCTTTCAAACAACATTAACGCTGctcttttttgtttgaagctcCTTGTTTTGCTTCTCTCTGGAAGAAATCTTTATCAGCTTCACTTTACAGCCCATTTCCACAGATTATCAGCAACACTTATTCACTTCCCGTTTGGCTCCTTGTGCTCGCTGGTCCGTGCATGAGGCCACAGGAAGCTGATAAAAATGAAGGTCATGTAGGAGAGTTGGAGGATCTTGGGGGGTCTGATAAACAACTCTCGCTAGAAAGTCTGGAGGGATTCACATTCTTTCcttcttgtttctgtttcagcCAGGCAGGCAGCTCTCCTCCTCATAGCCTGTGGTGccatctctcctcttccccGAAACCAAAAGATTTTCCCACCCTGAGCTGACTTTGAGGTCAATCATCTGTAACACTACTAATGTTAGCTGTGAGAGCTGCTATAATGAAAAGGCCAGGGAATATGGTAACCACCTATTTAGAGGTGCGAGGTAATTTCTCATGCGCCAACATGAAAGCCTGAAACGGTTTGTCTTTTTCACCCACTGGCAATCATATCTCGCGGCTGCAACGGGTCGGACGCGTGCCAGTGTCACATCGCTTTCAGTCTTTTGTTGTCACAGCTGGGTGACCGtaagacaacaaacacaaatgtgtcTTTGCCTTTTTACAAACCACCAGGCACTCCCACAGTGCTTTCAAATGCCTCTAATGgcagtaataatgataataaacttcatttataaagcactaaTCACCTCATCTTCCAAAGCTTTTTGTAAATTTCCTTTGTTTAATGAACCATGTTGCACACGGAAGACTTAATGCTCCATTTCTTTCTCTAAATTAGAGTTCCCTGCAATTTGGAGGCTTATTTATATCTACTCGTTATCTGTGAAGTGTTTGTCCATGAACAGAGTTTgacatgagagaaaaatgtaaactCTCCAGATAAACCTGTGAAACTAGATCACAACTCGCTTTTGGCTATTTgacaagtaaacaaaaaaagatgcagGTAATGAAAGATCAATCATTTAGGTTTTGATGATGACGGTCAGAATAAATGTTTCATGTGAACAGAAAGCTATTTTTCTCCACCATACTGTGGCCTTAAGATAATTTAAGGAATATTGTTGGTCAACATGGCAGCAGGAGAAACAGCCTGtgtggtgtgtggtgtgtggtgtgttGTTGGTGAGTTAGAAGCAAATCCATTAGACGGCTTCTCTAAACTTCAACACCACAAACCACTTGAGTGAGTgactctcctctttcctccttgCTCCAGGCTGCACAACAGAGTCACTCCCAGATCTTTCATTCTTACATGAAAAGTCAAGAGGAgaataaatgactaaaaagtAGCTAATATTTACATGCTTGCCAGCTGTGAATGTCGTGGACTTGCATCATAGGGGAAACTGGAGAGAACGTGCAACATGCAGTTTGTTCAGAAGAGATCAAGCAGCATTAAAAATGTGCAACGCTGAAAGCAATGCTTTCAAATGCTCCTGCATGTGATTAAATAGTTGCAGGAGCAGGTGAGGCTACAACTACAGACATCAGGAAACAGACATGCACAACCTGAATGAAAAGTCTTGCAGCTTCACTTCACACTTGATTTCCCTTCCATTTCCCTGTTACAGGAGATTATAGCCTATTTGACAGAGATATTTTACATCTAACTATTGTCAAGGCTGAATGTCAGACTTTTGAACACCTGTTTGTTGCTTGTAAATATTGAAGATGTAGATGCTGTCAATACATCTTCaattttttcacattaaatcaaattaagttTTAGGGACCCTTTAGgaagatagaagaagaagaagattttaATGATAGAATAAAAAATACCACAGACACTCTTTAGTATTCCTTTAGGCACAGTTCCTGAATACTAAAGAGACTTTTATTTATCAGCATGCATGAACATACTGGGGATGGAAGACCAGTTAAAGCTAAATTCAGCCAATCATACACTACAGTGGTGTGCTGGTGTTGCTCCACCTCACATACCACAAGTCAAGACAACCAGAAAAATACCAGAAGTCAGGAAATGGTGTCTccaaagtaaaagtagaaaatatgTTAGGCACGGAAGGATATTCTAACTATATGGATTTTCTCATGAAAGTAAATTTAAGGTTTAAAAGTAGAGACATTTGCTTAGTTATTCAACAGTTAAATCAGGCAGGAAAATACTGCTACATTGCGCTCTGTggttgaaatgtttaaaaaatgttgcacTTCTTGTTCATCTTCTGGTCACATTTCAATCAGTGAtgtaacagcagctgtttccc is a window from the Thunnus thynnus chromosome 7, fThuThy2.1, whole genome shotgun sequence genome containing:
- the mlnr gene encoding motilin receptor, translated to MPWTRPQVELHVGGAEAMDQYNIDDHHYEGSLFPTSTLIPVTVICILIFIVGVTGNTMTILIIQHFKDMKTTTNLYLSSMAVSDLIIFLCLPFDLYRLWKYVPWLFGEAVCRFYHYIFEGCTSATILHITALSIERYLAISFPLRSKVLVTKRRVQYIIFALWGFALVSAAPTLFLVGVEYDNDTHPDYNTGQCKHTSYAISSGQLHIMLWVSTTYFFCPMLCLIFLYGSIGCKLWKSKNDLQGPCALARERSHRQTVKILVVVVLAFIICWLPYHIGRNLFAQVDDYDTAILSQNFNMASMVLCYLSASINPVVYNLMSRKYRAAAKRLFLLHQRPRQAHRSQRQLSVIDHISTINETLTGV